In a single window of the Elaeis guineensis isolate ETL-2024a chromosome 6, EG11, whole genome shotgun sequence genome:
- the LOC105047254 gene encoding LOW QUALITY PROTEIN: uncharacterized protein (The sequence of the model RefSeq protein was modified relative to this genomic sequence to represent the inferred CDS: inserted 1 base in 1 codon) codes for MWRLAGRXRRPGLGLGFRAASTGAMTCRAVVLPRFGGPEVLEVRPSVEVPNLKPQEVLVRARAVSINPLDLRMRSGYGRSIFEPLLPLILGRDISGEVAAFGSSVSSLTVGQEVFGALHPTAVRGTYADYAILSEDELTLKPPSVTHVEASAIPFAALTAWRALKSTARISEGQRLLVLGGGGAVGLAAIQLSVAAGCGVSTTCGSKSIDRVLEAGAEQAVDYTAEDTELAIKGQFDAVLDTIGVPETERIGINFLKKGGHYMTLQGEAASVADRYGLAIGLPTATAILLKKQIQYRYSHGIEYWWTYMRADAEGLDEIRRLSEAGKLKIPVEKTFPITKVREAHEVKDRRLVPGKVVLEFD; via the exons ATGTGGAGGCTCGCGGGAC CGCGGAGACCGGGGCTGGGACTCGGTTTCAGGGCCGCTTCCACAGGGGCGATGACCTGCCGGGCAGTGGTCCTGCCGCGGTTCGGCGGCCCAGAGGTCCTCGAGGTGCGCCCTTCGGTCGAAGTCCCCAATCTGAAGCCGCAGGAGGTGCTCGTCCGCGCTCGCGCCGTCTCTATCAAtcccttggacttgaga ATGCGATCTGGTTATGGACGATCCATTTTCGAACCACTTCTGCCTCTAATTCTGGGTCGTGATATTAGTGGTGAAGTCGCGGCATTTGGTTCTTCAGTTTCTTCCCTTACTGTTGGGCAGGAAGTTTTTGGTGCACTGCATCCAACAGCCGTGAGAGGCACATATGCTGATTATGCCATTCTCTCAGAAGATGAACTAACACTCAAGCCACCTTCAGTGACGCATGTG GAGGCAAGTGCCATTCCTTTTGCTGCTTTGACTGCATGGCGTGCTCTAAAAAGCACCGCTAGAATCTCTGAAGG ACAGCGACTGTTGGTGCTTGGTGGAGGAGGAGCAGTTGGATTAGCCGCAATTCAGCTTTCAGTAGCTGCAGGGTGTGGTGTGTCAACTACATGTGGAAGTAAGAGTATTGACCGAGTTTTGGAAGCTGGTGCTGAGCAAGCTGTTGATTATACTGCTGAG GATACTGAATTAGCAATCAAAGGACAATTTGATGCTGTTCTAGACACAATTGGAGTACCTGAAACTGAAAGAATTGGGATTAATTTTCTGAAGAAAGGTGGACACTATATGACACTGCAG GGAGAAGCAGCATCCGTAGCCGATAGGTATGGGTTGGCTATTGGTCTTCCCACTGCTACAGCTATTTTACTGAAGAAGCAAATTCAGTACCGGTATTCTCATGGAATAG AATATTGGTGGACATACATGAGGGCTGATGCTGAAGGTCTAGATGAGATCCGAAGATTATCAGAAGCTGGAAAGCTAAAGATACCAGTGGAGAAAACATTTCCAATCACCAAAGTTAGAGAAGCTCATGAGGTAAAGGATAGAAGGCTTGTTCCTGGCAAGGTGGTTCTGGAATTTGACTGA